A genome region from Streptomyces sp. S4.7 includes the following:
- a CDS encoding succinate dehydrogenase/fumarate reductase iron-sulfur subunit gives MSASTTPTPSTSDSSASVPSPGPSPAAEAAPSAGATASTSYEAKFKVWRGDAEGGDLKDFAVEVNEGEVVLDIIHRLQATQASDLAVRWNCKAGKCGSCSAEINGRPRLLCMTRMSTFSREETITVTPLRAFPVVRDLVTDVSFNYQKAREVPAFVPPPGVAAGEYRMQQVDVERSQEFRKCIECFLCQDTCHVVRDHEENKTSFAGPRFLMRVAELDMHPLDGAEEIGLDRKRTAQDEHGLGYCNITKCCTEVCPENIKITDNALIPLKERVADKKYDPLVWLGDKIRRRTSG, from the coding sequence GTGAGCGCCAGCACGACTCCGACTCCGAGCACATCCGACTCGTCCGCCTCGGTCCCGTCTCCGGGCCCGTCACCCGCCGCCGAAGCGGCCCCGTCCGCCGGGGCGACCGCGTCGACCTCTTACGAGGCCAAGTTCAAGGTCTGGCGGGGCGATGCGGAGGGCGGCGATCTGAAGGACTTCGCCGTCGAGGTGAACGAGGGCGAGGTCGTCCTCGACATCATCCACCGCCTCCAGGCGACGCAGGCGTCGGACCTGGCGGTGCGCTGGAACTGCAAGGCGGGCAAGTGCGGTTCGTGCAGTGCGGAGATCAACGGCCGGCCGCGGCTGCTCTGCATGACGCGGATGTCCACCTTCAGCCGCGAGGAGACGATCACCGTCACCCCGCTGCGGGCCTTCCCCGTCGTCAGGGACCTCGTGACGGACGTGTCCTTCAACTACCAGAAGGCACGGGAGGTGCCCGCGTTCGTACCGCCGCCGGGAGTCGCCGCGGGCGAGTACCGGATGCAGCAGGTGGACGTGGAACGCTCGCAGGAGTTCCGCAAGTGCATCGAGTGCTTCCTGTGCCAGGACACCTGTCACGTGGTCCGGGACCACGAGGAGAACAAGACCTCGTTCGCCGGGCCACGCTTCCTGATGCGGGTCGCGGAACTGGACATGCACCCGCTGGACGGGGCCGAGGAGATCGGTCTGGACCGCAAGCGGACCGCGCAGGACGAGCACGGGCTGGGCTACTGCAACATCACCAAGTGCTGCACGGAGGTCTGTCCCGAGAACATCAAGATCACCGACAACGCGCTGATCCCGCTGAAGGAGCGGGTGGCCGACAAGAAGTACGACCCGCTGGTCTGGCTGGGTGACAAGATCCGCCGACGCACGAGCGGTTGA
- a CDS encoding fumarate reductase/succinate dehydrogenase flavoprotein subunit yields the protein MTQLEREQWDVVVVGAGGAGLRAAIEARERGARTAVICKSLFGKAHTVMAEGGIAASMGNVNSGDNWQVHFRDTMRGGKFLNQWRMAELHAQEAPDRVWELETWGALFDRTADGKISQRNFGGHEYPRLAHVGDRTGLELIRTLQQKIVALQQEDFREFGDYEARLKVFQECTVTSVLKEGERVSGTFCYERESGRFFVLEAPAVVLATGGIGKSFKVTSNSWEYTGDGHALALLAGAPLLNMEFVQFHPTGMVWPPSVKGILVTESVRGDGGVLRNSDGKRFMFDYIPDVFKEKYAESEAEGDRWYEDPDNNRRPPELLPRDEVARAINSEVKAGRGSPHGGVFLDVSTRMTPDVIQRRLPSMYHQFKELADVDITAEAMEVGPTCHYVMGGIAVDSDSAATPGVPGLYAAGEVAGGMHGSNRLGGNSLSDLLVFGRRAGLHAAEYAAALTTRPVLDEAQIDAAATEALRPFGAEAPEGGSAPENPYSVHQELQQTMNDLVGIIRREGEMEQALERLGGLRLRAARAGVEGHRQFNPGWHLAIDLRNMLLVSECIALSALERTESRGGHTREDWPGMALDWRRVNLHCRLNDSARDPATDPTLARISLSRKTTEPIRPDLLALFEKEELVKYLAEEELHE from the coding sequence CTCGAACGCGAGCAGTGGGACGTCGTGGTGGTGGGCGCGGGCGGAGCGGGTCTGCGGGCCGCCATCGAGGCGCGTGAGCGTGGCGCCCGTACCGCTGTCATCTGCAAGTCACTCTTCGGCAAGGCCCATACGGTGATGGCCGAGGGCGGTATCGCGGCCTCCATGGGCAATGTGAACTCCGGGGACAACTGGCAGGTCCACTTCCGCGACACCATGCGCGGCGGGAAGTTCCTCAACCAGTGGCGGATGGCGGAGCTGCACGCACAGGAAGCGCCGGACCGGGTCTGGGAGTTGGAGACCTGGGGCGCGCTCTTCGACCGCACGGCGGACGGGAAGATCTCCCAGCGCAACTTCGGCGGGCACGAGTACCCACGTCTCGCGCACGTCGGCGACCGGACCGGTCTGGAGCTGATCCGTACGCTCCAGCAGAAGATCGTCGCCCTCCAGCAGGAGGACTTCCGCGAATTCGGTGACTACGAAGCCCGTTTGAAGGTCTTCCAGGAGTGCACCGTCACCTCCGTACTGAAGGAGGGCGAGCGGGTCTCGGGCACGTTCTGCTACGAGCGCGAGTCCGGCCGTTTCTTCGTCCTGGAGGCGCCCGCCGTCGTCCTCGCGACCGGCGGTATCGGCAAGTCCTTCAAGGTGACGTCGAACTCGTGGGAGTACACGGGCGACGGGCACGCGCTGGCGCTGCTCGCCGGTGCCCCGCTGCTGAACATGGAGTTCGTGCAGTTCCACCCGACGGGCATGGTCTGGCCGCCCTCGGTGAAGGGGATCCTCGTCACCGAGTCGGTGCGGGGCGACGGCGGAGTGCTGCGCAACTCCGACGGCAAGCGGTTCATGTTCGACTACATCCCGGACGTCTTCAAGGAGAAGTACGCGGAGTCCGAGGCGGAGGGCGACCGCTGGTACGAGGACCCGGACAACAACCGGCGCCCGCCCGAGCTGCTGCCCCGTGACGAGGTGGCCCGTGCCATCAACTCCGAGGTCAAGGCGGGCCGGGGCTCGCCGCACGGCGGCGTCTTCCTGGACGTCTCCACCCGTATGACGCCCGACGTCATCCAGCGCCGACTGCCCTCGATGTACCACCAGTTCAAGGAGCTGGCGGACGTCGACATCACGGCGGAGGCCATGGAGGTCGGCCCCACCTGTCACTACGTGATGGGCGGTATCGCGGTCGACTCCGACAGCGCCGCCACTCCGGGTGTCCCCGGTCTCTATGCCGCCGGCGAGGTCGCCGGCGGCATGCACGGCTCCAACCGGCTGGGCGGCAACTCGCTCTCCGACCTGCTGGTCTTCGGCCGGCGGGCGGGACTGCACGCGGCCGAGTACGCGGCGGCGCTCACCACACGACCGGTCCTCGACGAGGCCCAGATCGACGCGGCGGCCACCGAGGCGCTGCGGCCGTTCGGCGCGGAGGCACCGGAAGGCGGCAGTGCGCCGGAGAACCCGTACAGCGTCCATCAGGAGCTCCAGCAGACGATGAACGACCTCGTCGGCATCATCAGGCGCGAGGGCGAGATGGAGCAGGCGCTGGAGAGGCTGGGCGGGCTGCGCCTGCGGGCGGCGCGGGCCGGGGTGGAGGGTCACCGGCAGTTCAATCCCGGCTGGCACCTCGCGATCGACCTGCGGAACATGCTGCTGGTCAGCGAGTGCATCGCCCTGTCGGCGCTGGAGCGCACGGAGAGCCGTGGCGGTCACACGCGCGAGGACTGGCCCGGTATGGCTCTCGACTGGCGCCGGGTCAATCTGCACTGCCGGCTGAACGATTCGGCGCGGGACCCCGCGACGGATCCCACGCTCGCCCGGATCAGCCTCTCCCGGAAGACGACCGAGCCCATCCGTCCCGACCTGCTCGCCCTCTTCGAGAAGGAAGAGCTGGTCAAGTACCTCGCCGAAGAGGAGCTTCACGAGTGA